The Podospora bellae-mahoneyi strain CBS 112042 chromosome 7, whole genome shotgun sequence genome includes a window with the following:
- a CDS encoding hypothetical protein (EggNog:ENOG503NX27; CAZy:AA7; COG:C) translates to MCGVYKCISRAGAIRWPSFKLDICSNRIKAFHQSRRRSPKLKMHLSFATSITLVSFAAANPLSNRLAKRAAIDDCLRTANVPVDAPNSNDWRADSNPFNQRLKYTPVAIAVPTTVAQVQAAVSCAAKVKVKVNPKSGGHSYASFGLGGEDGHFVVQLDRMNAVTYDSATEIATVQAGARLGRVATALYNNGKRAFSHGTCPGVGVAGHSLHGGFGFSSHTYGLAVDAIVGATVVLADSSVVETSQTENPHIFWALRGAGSNFGIVTSLKFKTFAAPSQVTVFAINLPWTNASAIVQGWSTIQDWLKAEMPKEMNGRILGNRMQTQIQGLYHGTQAQLQTAIQPLLTKLNAQISQQQQYDWMGAFSYYTYGQQVDVSRPYNLVETFYSKSLVTPALPSNVLQNVANYWIQKAMSNNRNWFIIIDLYGGANSAITKVASNATAYAFRDPNNHLFLYEFYDRVNFGSYPSNGFEFLDGWVKSFTDGLTTDQWGMYINYADPTMNRTMAQDVYYRKNLPKLRALKTELDPTELFDYPQAIQPV, encoded by the exons ATGTGCGGGGTTTATAAATGTATATCAAGGGCTGGTGCCATACGTTGGCCCTCGTTCAAGCTTGATATCTGTTCGAATCGAATAAAAGCTTTTCATCAGAGCAGGCGGCGCAGTCCGAAGCTGAAAATGCATCTCTCGTTTGCTACATCGATCACCTTGGTGAGCTTCGCTGCTGCCAACCCCCTATCGAACCGCTTGGCCAAGCGAGCAGCTATCGATGATTGTCTGCGAACTGCCAATGTGCCTGTTGACGCACCCAACTCGAACGACTGGAGGGCCGAttccaaccccttcaaccaaAGACTCAAATATACACCAGTTGCCATCGCAGTCCCGACCACGGTTGCGCAGGTGCAGGCTGCTGTTTCATGTGCTGCCAAGGTtaaggtcaaggtcaacccCAAGTCTGGTGGACATAGCTATGCATCCtttgggcttggtggtgaagatggccaCTTCGTGGTGCAGCTGGATCGTATGAACGCTGTCACGTATGACTCGGCAACGGAGATCGCAACCGTCCAAGCCGGTGCTCGTCTTGGCCGCGTCGCGACAGCTCTCTATAACAACGGCAAAAGAGCGTTCAGTCACGGGACATGTCCAGG tgttggggttgctgggcACTCTCTGCATGGAGGTTTTGGATTCAGCTCTCACACCTACGGCTTGGCCGTCGACGCCATTGTTGGAGCAACCGTGGTGCTCGCGGACTCCAGCGTGGTCGAAACATCCCAAACTGAAAATCCTCACATCTTCTGGGCGCTGCGTGGTGCGGGGTCCAATTTTGGAATCGTGACGAGTCTCAAGTTCAAAACATTTGCCGCCCCTTCGCAGGTGACGGTTTTTGCCATCAACTTGCCATGGACTAATGCGAGTGCTATTGTACAAGGCTGGTCCACCATTCAAGACTGGCTCAAGGCCGAGATGCCCAAGGAGATGAACGGTCGTATCCTTGGAAACCGCATGCAGACACAGATCCAGGGCCTTTACCACGGTACCCAGGCTCAACTCCAGACGGCGATTCAACCCCttctcaccaagctcaatgCACAGAtctctcagcagcagcagtatgATTGGATGGGTGCATTCTCCTACTACACCTATGGTCAGCAGGTGGATGTTTCGCGTCCTTACAACTTG GTCGAGACATTCTACAGCAAGAGTCTAGTCACGCCCGCCTTACCCAGTAATGTACTGCAAAACGTTGCCAACTACTGGATCCAAAAAGCCATGTCCAACAATCGTAACtggttcatcatcatcgatcTATATGGCGGTGCCAACTCGGCCATCACAAAGGTGGCCAGCAATGCAACGGCCTATGCGTTCCGCGACCCCAACAATCACCTCTTTCTTTACGAGTTTTACGACCGTGTAAACTTCGGCTCCTACCCATCAAATGGGTTTGAATTCCTAGACGGCTGGGTCAAGAGTTTCACCGATGGTCTCACCACAGACCAATGGGGAATGTACATCAACTACGCCGACCCGACTATGAATCGAACCATGGCGCAGGATGTCTACTACAGAAAGAACCTGCCGAAGCTTAGAGCGCTCAAGACAGAGCTTGATCCCACCGAGCTCTTTGACTACCCACAGGCTATTCAGCCCGTTTGA
- a CDS encoding hypothetical protein (EggNog:ENOG503NVV7; COG:G) has product MMHRLVFFLAFAGIIQAHAASPTTAKRLIIDTDLFSDVDDAGALLLAATSSSANLLAVNINFPSTYSALAASAILAHYGSNTPIGILRPLSNVTFFDSWFFELGEYTSKVAYHWSGGPLPWGHAEDAWDPVALYRKILCEAPDQSVTITSIGFFDNLSGLLNSSSDIYSPLSGPDLIAAKVSELVIMGGEYPSGYEYNFWGSNPSITAHVVNTWKGSPITFSGFEIGQNVTSGLRLINEGPRDDPVKAAYVYYGYTTARPSFDPLTVLYAMEGLGDLFEFGVEYGYNHVEQNGSNKWVYDKGVTGQRFLRLKVSEHEAGVEVDRRLLQAAWSTKRDQVLTRQKL; this is encoded by the exons ATGATGCATCgccttgtttttttcctgGCTTTCGCCGGCATAATACAAGCACACGCCGCCTCTCCAACGACAGCAAAACGCCTCATCATAGACACTGATCTATTCAGTGATGTTGA CGACGCCGGAGCCCTGCTGCTCGcagcaacatcatcttccgcCAACCTTCTCGCCGTCAATATCAATTTCCCCTCCACCTACTCGGCCCTGGCAGCATCTGCCATTCTGGCCCATTATGGCAGTAATACTCCCATCGGGATCCTGCGTCCACTGAGCAATGTCACGTTCTTCGACTCTTGGTTTTTTGAATTAGGCGAATACACAAGCAAAGTGGCTTATCACTGGTCTGGAGGTCCGTTGCCCTGGGGCCATGCCGAGGATGCTTGGGATCCAGTCGCGCTGTATCGAAAAATCCTCTGCGAAGCCCCTGATCAAAGCGTCACTATCACTTCCATTGGATTCTTTGATAAT TTGTCTGGGCTTCTTAATTCCTCATCAGATATCTATTCACCGCTTTCAGGTCCCGATCTTATCGCCGCCAAAGTCTCGGAGCTGGTAATCATGGGTGGTGAATATCCCTCCGGCTACGAATACAACTTCTGGGGC AGCAACCCATCTATCACCGCTCATGTTGTCAATACTTGGAAGGGCAGCCCAATCACCTTTTCCGGGTTCGAGATAGGGCAAAATGTAACGTCTGGCCTTCGTCTGATCAACGAAGGCCCGCGGGATGACCCGGTCAAGGCTGCGTATGTCTATTACGGGTACACCACAGCCCGTCCGTCCTTCGATCCTCTGACGGTGCTGTATGcaatggaggggttgggtgaTCTCTTTGAATTCGGAGTAGAGTATGGATACAATCACGTTGAACAAAATGGATCAAACAAGTGGGTTTATGACAAGGGGGTCACTGGTCAGCGCTTTTTGAGACTCAAGGTGTCTGAACACGAGGCCGGTGTTGAAGTGGACAGGAGACTGCTTCAGGCAGCATGGTCTACAAAGAGAGACCAAGTACTCACTCGACAAAAGCTTTGA
- a CDS encoding hypothetical protein (EggNog:ENOG503P5W7; COG:S): protein MPSPSRSAHEPKVLHFTPVPPGYRHVPKGNIYITKNCRLLTHAAKQPLYVVVDKRNRTLGIHCPDRIYRQVLSSYHETAPKRAQAVQKRDALIEDKFEAIILKLFPKTPKASIPVIVKHAVKKRSGRVGRSTKIGELEDKVMLAVRAHIRHVHTDYEMLLREGVNREEARQRVWERVNEVAREWGAATRSLFRKRVNSARGKTVSRDRPTGAAPDTGKKRLHRPVITKRIQVTAPETASPLDQSATEPPGRKQKKRRGRYTRFLERKARGGVMAISPDRVRVTRRMTRQSLEKSSAEANDGVEVIEISSDEDGDEDGDVLEDDPIKVFIVDNDDEEALAVFSVDEDTSDIDYESDDSGWSGKS from the coding sequence atgccttctccctcaaggAGCGCCCACGAGCCGAAAGTTTTACACTTTACCCCTGTTCCACCTGGGTATCGCCACGTCCCAAAAGGCAACATCTACATTACAAAAAACTGCCGGTTACTTACCCATGCCGCCAAACAACCTTTGTATGTCGTTGTTGATAAGCGCAATCGAACCCTCGGAATTCACTGTCCAGATCGCATTTACCGCCAAGTGCTCTCCTCTTATCACGAAACCGCACCTAAGCGAGCCCAGGCGGTACAGAAGCGGGACGCGCTGATCGAGGATAAGTTCGAGGCTATCATCCTCAAATTATTCCCCAAGACACCAAAAGCGTCGATCCCGGTCATCGTCAAGCATGCCGTCAAGAAGAGAAGCGGGAGGGTAGGTAGGAGCACAAAGATAGGAGAGTTGGAGGACAAGGTCATGCTGGCCGTGCGAGCACATATCAGGCATGTTCACACAGACTACGAAATGTTGTTGAGAGAAGGCGTGAACAGGGAGGAGGCCAGGCAAAGGGTTTGGGAGAGAGTCAATGAGGTCGCAAGGGAGTGGGGGGCTGCCACGAGAAGCCTCTTCCGAAAGAGGGTAAATAGCGCAAGGGGCAAAACGGTGAGTAGGGATAGGCCGACTGGAGCAGCACCAGAtacggggaagaagaggctaCATCGCCCAGTCATAACAAAGAGGATACAGGTCACTGCTCCGGAAACAGCCTCGCCACTAGACCAGAGTGCGACCGAGCCACCAGGaaggaagcaaaagaagcggagggggagataCACCCGGTTCCTGGAAAGGAAGGCGAGGGGCGGTGTTATGGCGATTTCACCAGACAGGGTGCGCGTTACACGGCGAATGACGAGACAGTCCTTGGAAAAGTCCAGCGCGGAAGCAAACGATGGAGTCGAGGTTATAGAAATCTCTtcggacgaggatggcgacgaggatggcgatgTTTTGGAAGACGACCCCATTAAGGTCTTCATCGTTGAtaacgacgacgaggaagctTTGGCTGTTTTCTCTGTCGATGAAGACACAAGCGACATTGACTATGAGAGCGATGACAGTGGCTGGAGTGGGAAGTCTTGA
- the SCD1 gene encoding Scytalone dehydratase (EggNog:ENOG503P16B; COG:E), whose protein sequence is MAQQKKQQITFEDYLGVTEAAFEWADSYDSKDWDRLRRCIAPTLRIDYRSFLDKIWEAMPAEEFISMISDKSVLGNPLLRTQHFIGGASKWEKVSDDEIIGYHQLRVPHQVYTDSSLSKVEVKGHAHSHNTHYYKKVNGVWKFAGLNPNIRWFEYDFDKVFASGRDNFGEH, encoded by the exons ATGGCCCAacagaagaagcagcagatcACCTTTGAGG ATTACCTCGGTGTGACTGAGGCTGCGTTTGAGTGGGCTGACAGCTACGACTCCAAGGACTGGGACCGTCTGCGAAGATGCATTGCTCCCACCCTGCGG ATTGACTACCGGTCGTTCCTCGACAAGATCTGGGAGGCCATGCCGGCCGAGGAGTTCATCAGCATGATTTCGGACAAGTCAGTGTTGGGCAACCCCCTTCTGCGCACGCAGCACTTCATTGGCGGTGCCAGCAAGTGGGAGAAAGTGTCCGACGACGAGATTATTGGCTACCATCAGCTCCGCGTGCCGCACCAAGTCTACACAGACTCGTCCCTGTCCAAGGTGGAGGTCAAGGGCCACGCCCACAGCCACAACACTCACTACTACAAGAAGGTCAATGGCGTGTGGAAGTTTGCCGGGCTGAACCCCAACATCCGGTGGTTCGAGTATGACTTTGACAAGGTGTTTGCAAGTGGTCGCGACAACTTTGGTGAGCACTGA
- the MDM10 gene encoding Mitochondrial distribution and morphology protein 10 (COG:U; BUSCO:EOG09262TUR; EggNog:ENOG503P05I): MREFMQYVRNAFYGATGWSEDNSYKDLNVTARELIDFPLPRGIRLSLSSLATPHFATSYQLCNVGVVDGSISYLHSSVPLAAAPAQSDKIPLGALMRSYRGLHQLGSRGGTPWSWETGPQIGTIPQVPAVADMGQVPNKDKSSLLYGRLYLPQSLLEAMVIKRFSPALQVQISAVSEQSLRNGGTMLSVVQYDRGKYGVEGLYSTDGGLLGLRGLYNFGGDASVAVMGSQNGTGSPESTEKERIYGRFSAGGEMYYGTLNKSGGMSLGARFATLPTHKGTPLTATLTINPLMGNINTTYAVLAKDFLAMATRMEFNAYSYESDWAVGLELWSNRRPAGFLLGAEPSLDLESDQPELPSKKERSFQAKMEWRLDDPEPDPDPVKIAKKPTEGKEEYLGVFKARISSNLDLGLVWEGRAKSLIFSLGTGVDLQRLGEPFRSLGLEVQYSS; this comes from the exons ATGCGGGAGTTTATGCAGTATGTCAGAAATGCCTTCTACGGTGCTACAGGATGGAGCGAGGATAACTCCTACAAGGACTTGAACGTGACAGCAAGAG AACTGATTGACTTCCCGCTGCCTCGAGGAATTCGCTTGAGTCTTTCTTCCCTTGCCACGCCACACTTCGCAACCAGCTATCAACTCTGCAATGTAGGTGTCGTCGACGGCTCGATATCATACCTCCACAGCTCGGTCCCCCTGGCTGCCGCTCCTGCCCAGTCCGACAAAATACCGCTAGGGGCTCTTATGAGATCCTATCGCGGGCTGCATCAGCTCGGCTCACGAGGAGGAACACCATGGTCGTGGGAAACTGGTCCTCAGATAGGGACAATCCCCCAGGTACCTGCTGTTGCGGATATGGGTCAAGTCCCGAATAAGGACAAGAGCTCGCTGTTGTATGGTCGGCTGTATCTCCCACAGTCGCTGCTTGAGGCCATGGTAATCAAGCGGTTCAGTCCGGCGCTGCAGGTTCAGATATCGGCTGTCAGTGAACAATCTTTGCGGAACGGAGGTACAATGCTGAGCGTCGTTCAATACGACCGGGGGAAATACGGAGTCGAGGGGCTTTACTCGACCGACGgagggcttcttggcctgAGAGGACTGTATAATTTCGGTGGGGATGCTTCCGTAGCTGTGATGGGTTCCCAAAATGGGACGGGCAGTCCAGAATCCACGGAGAAGGAACGAATTTATGGCCGTTTCAGCGCTGGAGGAGAAATGTACTATGGGACCTTGAACAAGTCTGGAGGCATGTCCTTGGGTGCACGTTTCGCAACTCTACCCACGCACAAAGGGACGCCGCTCACAGCGACACTTACTATCAACCCGCTCATGGgaaacatcaacaccacataTGCCGTGCTGGCGAAGGACTTTCTTGCCATGGCGACACGGATGGAATTTAACGCGTATAGCTACGAGAGCGATTGGGCTGTCGGCTTAGAGCTATGGAGTAACCGACGACCAGCCGGTTTCCTGCTTGGTGCCGAGCccagccttgatcttgaatCCGACCAGCCCGAACTTCCGAGCAAAAAGGAGAGAAGTTTCCAGGCGAAGATGGAATGGCGGCTAGACGACCCTGAACCCGACCCCGATCCCGTCAAGATTGCCAAGAAACCAACAGAGGGTAAAGAGGAATACCTGGGCGTGTTCAAGGCCCGTATCAGTTCCAATCTCGATCTGGGCTTGGTCTGGGAGGGTCGGGCCAAATCACTGATCTTCAGCCTCGGTACTGGTGTGGATTTGCAAAGGTTAGGCGAGCCGTTCCGAAGCTTGGGATTGGAAGTGCAATACTCTTCTTGA
- the FAD1 gene encoding 3'-phosphoadenosine 5'-phosphosulfate sulfotransferase (COG:E; COG:H; EggNog:ENOG503NYKZ) encodes MFLLVAADLAAMPRQPLLVHRQPNQQSVTTRVITVRAADGERAVGPTSVCRPALTPVHQPTLDYHDVWAWGARPSKSGLASDRGWQGPTLTLPAMSCSFASNNTTAMIHDDAVASQAIPRTNGVAKQGEPAPVAQPPQRTLPDICYELRGKIDAFLTEDITNDNVLRNVQSQIRVSIGVIEEALRQYGLDHLSLSYNGGKDCLVLLILILACLPTCISPPTSSGSVVAAPSEIPTPPSQPPTSEPVESAHSFHTNKSLQSIYIVSRHPFTEVEEFVERTAQEYNLDLKRYALPMRPALEAYLLDRPAIRAIFLGTRRTDPHGEFLSHFNPTDAGWPQFMRIHPVIDWHYVEIWAFIRHLDIPFCDLYNRGFTSLGGVTDTRPNPALAVGEGASKFRPAYELRDDDEERLGRDS; translated from the exons CAGCCAAATCAGCAATCCGTAACAACGCGTGTAATTACGGTTAGGGCGGCTGACGGAGAACGGGCGGTCGGGCCAACTTCGGTCTGCCGCCCCGCGCTTACCCCTGTCCACCAACCTACCCTAGATTACCATGATGTCTGGGCTTGGGGGGCGCGGCCATCGAAGTCGGGTCTGGCATCTGACAGAGGTTGGCAGGGGCCAACTCTCACTTTACCAGCCATGTCTTGCTCATtcgccagcaacaacaccaccgccatgaTACACGACGACGCCGTCGCTTCCCAGGCCATCCCGAGAACCAACGGAGTTGCGAAGCAAGGTGAACCCGCGCCCGTCGCGCAACCACCGCAGCGTACCCTGCCAGATATCTGCTACGAGCTGCGGGGCAAGATCGATGCATTCCTTACCGAGGACATCACCAACGACAATGTCTTACGCAATGTGCAGAGCCAGATTCGGGTGTCCATTGGCGTGATCGAGGAGGCGCTGCGCCAATATGG GCTCgatcacctctctctctcgtacAACGGCGGCAAGGACTGTCTCGTGCTTCTGATTTTAATCTTGGCTTGCTTGCCAACTTGCATCAGCCCGCCGACTTCCTCTGGGAGTGTTGTCGCAGCCCCGTCCGAGATTCCGACTCCGCCATCACAACCGCCGACGTCGGAACCCGTTGAATCGGCTCACAGCTTCCACACAAACAAGTCCCTCCAGTCGATATACATTGTTTCTCGTCATCCGTTTaccgaggtcgaggagttTGTGGAGAGAACGGCGCAGGAGTACAATCTCGACCTGAAACGGTATGCGCTACCAATGCGGCCCGCGCTCGAGGCATATCTGCTGGACCGTCCCGCGATCAGAGCCATATTTCTCGGGACAAGACGGACCGACCCCCATGGGGAGTTTCTCTCGCACTTCAACCCCACTGATGCGGGCTGGCCGCAGTTTATGCGCATTCATCCTGTGATCGACTGGCATTATGTTGAAATCTGGGCA TTTATCCGGCATCTTGATATCCCATTTTGCGATCTTTACAACCGTGGCTTCACGTCCCTTGGCGGCGTCACTGATACCCGTCCGAATCCCGCCTTGGCTGTAGGCGAAGGCGCATCTAAATTCCGGCCAGCGTATGAACTTcgggacgatgacgaggagcGCCTTGGCCGAGACTCATAA